A single window of Burkholderiales bacterium DNA harbors:
- the kdsC gene encoding 3-deoxy-manno-octulosonate-8-phosphatase KdsC: MQAIFEKAKRVRLMMFDVDGVLTDGRLYISDAGEEFKAFNTLDGHGLRMLKATGVEIAIITGRTARCVEIRATNLGIGLLYQGVEDKLAVSEELLARFSLHADEAAFMGDDLPDLPVMRRCGLALTVPEAPALIKQHAHHVTRCAGGRGAVREVCEILMHAQGTYDQGIALYLQ, translated from the coding sequence ATGCAAGCGATTTTTGAAAAAGCCAAACGCGTGCGGCTCATGATGTTCGACGTCGATGGCGTGCTGACCGATGGCCGCCTGTACATTTCGGATGCCGGCGAAGAGTTCAAGGCATTCAATACCCTGGACGGACACGGGTTGCGGATGTTGAAGGCTACGGGCGTCGAGATCGCGATCATCACCGGCCGCACCGCGCGCTGCGTCGAAATACGCGCGACCAATCTTGGCATTGGCTTGCTGTATCAGGGCGTGGAGGACAAGCTCGCCGTCAGCGAGGAATTGCTGGCGCGATTCAGCTTGCATGCCGATGAAGCGGCGTTCATGGGCGATGACCTCCCCGATCTGCCGGTGATGCGCCGCTGCGGTCTTGCGCTGACCGTGCCCGAGGCGCCGGCGCTGATCAAGCAGCACGCGCACCATGTAACGCGCTGCGCCGGGGGCCGCGGCGCCGTTCGTGAAGTCTGCGAAATCCTGATGCATGCCCAGGGAACCTACGACCAGGGGATCGCGCTTTACCTGCAATGA
- the lptC gene encoding LPS export ABC transporter periplasmic protein LptC, with protein MIRRLASWFPLALLGALAAVAFWLEYTVQPPITGGNGKLRHDPDYIIENFSALRMGEDGHPLYKLAAEKLIHYPDDDTSHLQEPDFVHYDPETAPLRITSDTALVTGDGENAYFSDDVRVVREPYARNSELTITTDYLHVIPEKHLAKTDKPVTMVEANTTIKAVGLEFDNEARTVKLLSRVNGRYEQPSSD; from the coding sequence ATGATCCGGCGCCTGGCATCGTGGTTTCCCCTTGCGTTGCTCGGCGCGCTGGCTGCTGTCGCTTTCTGGCTCGAGTACACGGTACAGCCGCCGATTACCGGCGGAAACGGCAAATTGCGCCACGATCCGGATTACATCATCGAAAATTTTTCAGCCTTGCGCATGGGCGAGGACGGCCACCCTTTGTACAAGCTTGCGGCCGAAAAATTGATTCACTATCCGGACGATGATACCTCGCATCTGCAAGAACCCGATTTCGTTCATTACGATCCGGAAACCGCGCCGCTGCGCATTACCTCGGATACGGCCCTCGTGACCGGCGATGGCGAGAACGCATACTTTTCGGATGATGTCAGAGTTGTTCGTGAACCGTACGCCCGCAACAGCGAGCTCACGATCACAACCGACTACCTGCACGTGATCCCTGAAAAGCATCTTGCCAAGACCGACAAACCAGTGACCATGGTCGAGGCGAATACCACGATAAAAGCGGTTGGCTTAGAATTCGACAATGAAGCGCGCACGGTCAAATTGCTGTCGCGCGTTAATGGCCGCTATGAGCAACCCAGCAGCGATTAA
- the lptA gene encoding lipopolysaccharide transport periplasmic protein LptA: MILGVQAVAQAELGDSDKPVNLEADRVNIDDARQVSVFEGNVKMTQGTLAIQADKIVIRQDDSGFQHGIAYGAPVIFKQKREGTNEFIEGYGERVEYDGKSNKIEFFTKARVKRGDDEVRGNYISYDAVAESYQVRGGGKEAATANNPQGRVRAVIQPKKQPAESAASSLPLKPAKSIANPRE; the protein is encoded by the coding sequence ATGATCCTGGGAGTGCAGGCCGTTGCGCAGGCTGAACTCGGCGATAGCGACAAACCGGTGAACCTTGAAGCCGATCGCGTCAACATCGATGATGCCAGGCAAGTCAGCGTTTTCGAAGGCAACGTCAAAATGACTCAGGGAACGCTCGCCATTCAGGCCGACAAAATCGTCATCCGGCAGGACGATTCCGGTTTTCAGCATGGCATCGCCTATGGCGCCCCGGTCATCTTCAAGCAAAAACGCGAAGGCACGAACGAATTCATCGAAGGCTATGGCGAGCGCGTTGAATACGACGGCAAGTCGAACAAAATCGAGTTTTTTACCAAGGCGCGGGTAAAGCGCGGCGATGACGAGGTCCGCGGCAACTATATCTCGTACGATGCCGTTGCCGAGTCGTATCAGGTCAGAGGCGGTGGCAAGGAGGCGGCGACGGCGAACAACCCGCAGGGCCGCGTGCGGGCAGTCATACAACCAAAAAAACAACCCGCCGAAAGCGCGGCGTCGTCATTACCTTTGAAGCCGGCGAAAAGCATCGCGAATCCTCGCGAATAG
- the lptB gene encoding LPS export ABC transporter ATP-binding protein: protein MSELKAEGLKKRYKSRTVVKDLSLEVASGEVVGLLGPNGAGKTTCFYMMVGLVPLDGGALFLDQQNLARMPIHKRARLGLSYLPQEASIFRRLTVSENILAVLELQNYRAEELPGKLDQLLQDLNVEHLRDSPAISLSGGERRRVEIARALATQPRFILLDEPFAGVDPIAVLDIQRIVRFLKEREIGVLITDHNVRETLGICDRAYIINDGTVLASGKPDEIVYNESVRKVYLGEHFRL from the coding sequence ATGAGTGAACTGAAGGCTGAGGGCCTGAAAAAACGCTACAAGTCGCGTACCGTGGTCAAAGACCTGTCGCTCGAAGTCGCGAGCGGCGAAGTCGTCGGCCTGCTGGGGCCGAACGGCGCCGGCAAAACCACGTGTTTCTACATGATGGTCGGGCTGGTTCCGCTCGACGGCGGTGCTTTGTTTCTGGATCAGCAGAATCTCGCGCGCATGCCTATCCACAAGCGTGCCCGGCTCGGCCTCAGCTATCTGCCGCAGGAGGCCTCGATTTTCCGCCGGTTAACGGTTTCCGAAAACATCCTCGCGGTGCTCGAACTGCAGAATTACCGCGCGGAGGAACTGCCGGGCAAGCTTGATCAACTGTTGCAGGATTTGAACGTCGAGCATTTGCGCGATAGCCCGGCGATAAGTTTGTCCGGGGGCGAACGGCGCCGCGTCGAGATCGCACGTGCGCTCGCGACCCAGCCGCGCTTCATTTTGCTCGACGAGCCGTTCGCCGGCGTCGACCCGATTGCCGTGCTCGATATCCAGCGCATCGTCCGCTTTCTGAAAGAGCGTGAAATCGGCGTTTTGATAACCGATCATAACGTGCGCGAGACGCTCGGCATCTGCGACCGCGCCTACATTATCAATGATGGCACGGTACTCGCTTCCGGCAAGCCGGACGAAATCGTTTATAATGAAAGCGTCCGCAAGGTCTATCTCGGAGAGCATTTCAGGTTGTAG
- a CDS encoding RNA polymerase factor sigma-54: MKHTLQLRLSQHLTLTPQLQQSIRLLQLSTLELNQELERFLQDNPLLERDDSTPDEPTPLKDNLMSPPTDSTTTTSTTETPENTENPDSTPLNTDTSDPNMFDDDTPSFNGRDDGEESEYPQLAAETSSLRQYLLWQLSLRQMPERDQRLVGVLIDALDDAGYLTQDLDELAAMLPIELEIEPVELQIALNHLQHLDPVGVGARNLAECLGLQLAALPPDTPFLEEAQITVKSHLPLLAGRDFAKLKKLLRLDDDGLRTVQSLIVGLNPRPGGAFAQPETRYILPDVVVKKIKGVWLAALNPDAMPKLRVNRMYADILHRNRDAGFQRLAGQLQEAKWLIKNVQQRFDTILRVSQAIIDRQRHFFEHGEVAMRPLVLREIAEILDLHESTVSRVTTQKFMLTPRGIFELKYFFGSHVATETGGACSATAIRALIKQLVGAENQKKPLSDSQISEILSQQGIVIARRTIAKYRESMQILPVNLRKCI; the protein is encoded by the coding sequence ATGAAACACACGTTACAACTCAGACTATCGCAACACCTGACCCTCACGCCGCAACTACAGCAGTCGATCCGACTGCTGCAATTGTCGACTCTGGAACTGAATCAGGAACTCGAGCGTTTTCTTCAGGATAACCCGCTGCTCGAACGCGACGACAGCACGCCCGACGAGCCGACCCCGCTCAAAGATAACCTGATGTCGCCGCCAACCGATTCGACGACAACAACGAGTACCACCGAGACTCCCGAAAACACCGAAAATCCTGATTCGACCCCGCTCAACACGGATACGTCCGATCCGAACATGTTCGATGACGACACGCCATCGTTCAATGGCCGCGACGACGGCGAAGAAAGTGAATACCCGCAACTTGCGGCCGAAACCAGCAGTCTGCGCCAATATCTGCTTTGGCAACTGAGTTTGCGCCAGATGCCGGAGCGCGATCAGCGCCTGGTCGGCGTGCTGATAGATGCGCTCGACGACGCCGGTTATCTGACCCAGGATCTGGACGAGCTCGCCGCGATGCTGCCGATCGAACTCGAAATCGAGCCCGTCGAACTGCAAATTGCGCTCAACCATTTGCAGCATCTCGATCCGGTCGGCGTCGGCGCGCGCAACCTCGCCGAGTGTTTGGGCCTGCAACTCGCGGCGCTACCGCCCGATACGCCGTTTCTGGAAGAAGCGCAGATCACCGTCAAATCGCATTTACCGCTGTTGGCCGGACGCGATTTCGCCAAGCTGAAAAAACTATTGCGCCTCGACGACGACGGTCTGCGAACGGTGCAATCGCTGATTGTCGGCCTGAATCCGCGGCCGGGCGGCGCTTTCGCGCAACCCGAAACGCGCTACATCCTGCCTGATGTCGTCGTCAAAAAGATCAAGGGCGTGTGGCTGGCGGCGTTGAACCCGGACGCCATGCCCAAGCTGCGCGTGAACCGCATGTACGCCGATATCCTGCATCGCAATCGCGACGCCGGTTTCCAGCGTTTGGCCGGGCAATTGCAGGAAGCGAAATGGCTGATCAAGAACGTGCAGCAGCGCTTCGATACCATCCTGCGCGTCTCGCAGGCAATCATTGACCGTCAGCGTCACTTTTTCGAGCACGGCGAAGTCGCGATGCGGCCTTTGGTGCTGCGCGAAATTGCCGAAATTCTCGATCTGCACGAATCGACCGTATCGCGCGTGACAACGCAGAAATTCATGCTGACACCGCGCGGTATTTTCGAGTTGAAGTATTTCTTCGGCAGTCATGTGGCGACCGAAACCGGCGGCGCCTGTTCGGCGACCGCGATCCGCGCCCTGATCAAACAGCTGGTCGGCGCTGAAAATCAGAAAAAGCCGCTGTCCGACAGCCAGATTTCGGAGATTCTTTCGCAGCAGGGCATCGTTATCGCGCGCCGGACGATCGCCAAGTATCGAGAGTCCATGCAGATTCTTCCCGTCAATCTGCGTAAATGCATCTGA
- the raiA gene encoding ribosome-associated translation inhibitor RaiA: MNLSLSGRHLDITPAIREYVTSKLERISRHFDHVIDVNVVLSVEKLRQSAEANVHVRGHDIFVACDDADMYAAIDGLVDKLDRRIMKHKKKDFGHRNGEPLKHLVDPS, encoded by the coding sequence ATGAATTTAAGCCTGAGCGGTCGCCACCTCGATATAACCCCGGCAATCCGGGAATATGTCACTTCCAAGCTCGAACGCATCAGCCGGCATTTCGATCACGTGATCGATGTCAACGTGGTTCTCTCGGTCGAAAAATTGCGTCAGAGCGCGGAAGCAAATGTACATGTGCGCGGCCACGATATTTTCGTAGCGTGCGACGATGCCGACATGTACGCGGCGATCGATGGGCTGGTCGACAAACTCGACCGGCGCATCATGAAACACAAAAAGAAAGATTTCGGTCACCGCAACGGTGAACCCCTGAAGCATCTCGTCGACCCGTCCTGA
- a CDS encoding PTS sugar transporter subunit IIA, whose product MNLIATLLPVSNIVIELDVGSKKRVFEQFGLVFENQQDISRSQVFDSLFAREKLGSTGLGQGVAIPHGRIKGLREAAAALARLKEPIPFDAPDGNPVNLIFALLVPERATDLHLQILSELAQMFSDKTLREMLLTADDPDAIHSAIRQWQPHAPSQRSPAR is encoded by the coding sequence ATGAATCTGATCGCAACTTTGCTGCCGGTGTCGAACATCGTCATCGAGCTAGACGTCGGCAGCAAGAAGCGCGTGTTCGAGCAGTTCGGCCTCGTGTTCGAAAACCAGCAAGACATCTCGCGCAGCCAGGTTTTCGACAGCCTGTTTGCCCGCGAGAAACTCGGCTCCACCGGTCTCGGCCAGGGCGTTGCCATCCCGCATGGCAGAATCAAAGGCCTGCGCGAGGCAGCGGCAGCCCTCGCGCGTTTAAAGGAACCGATTCCGTTCGACGCGCCGGATGGCAATCCGGTCAATCTGATTTTCGCATTGCTGGTGCCGGAGCGCGCAACTGACCTGCATCTGCAGATTCTGAGCGAGCTCGCGCAAATGTTCAGCGACAAAACGTTGCGCGAAATGCTCCTCACAGCGGACGATCCTGATGCAATCCACAGCGCGATCCGTCAATGGCAACCTCATGCCCCAAGTCAGCGTAGCCCGGCTCGTTGA
- a CDS encoding HPr kinase/phosphorylase: MPQVSVARLVDDNQGKLGLSWLAGRAGAESVLDSKLINASPRGLIGHLNFIHSNWIQVVAAAEVTYLATLAPAAQAHAMDDLAKNRPVCFIVTGGEPPPPALFSMSEASGIALLSTPLQSVQLMWLLRPYLARVLAEAITRHGVFLDVLGMGVLITGDSGVGKSELGLELISRGTSGLVADDIVEFYRIAPETLEGRCPELLRDFLEVRGLGMLNIRTIFGETAVRPRRNLKLIVHLKKPQRTTDAELDRLPLGASSEEIAGVEVRKVVLPVAVGRNLAVLVEAAVRNYVLQLRGIDSTQDFVTRHEQYLSEDGASSS, encoded by the coding sequence ATGCCCCAAGTCAGCGTAGCCCGGCTCGTTGACGACAACCAGGGCAAACTGGGGCTATCCTGGCTGGCCGGGCGCGCCGGGGCCGAATCGGTCCTCGACAGCAAGCTGATCAACGCGTCGCCCAGAGGCCTCATCGGCCATCTCAACTTCATTCATTCCAACTGGATACAGGTCGTCGCCGCGGCTGAAGTAACCTATCTGGCGACCCTAGCTCCGGCAGCGCAGGCACATGCGATGGACGATCTCGCTAAAAATCGTCCGGTCTGCTTCATTGTGACTGGTGGCGAACCGCCGCCTCCTGCGCTTTTCAGTATGTCGGAGGCAAGCGGCATCGCGCTGTTGTCGACGCCGCTGCAAAGCGTGCAACTGATGTGGCTGCTGCGCCCTTATCTGGCGCGCGTACTCGCCGAAGCAATCACCCGGCACGGCGTGTTCCTCGATGTGCTCGGCATGGGCGTCCTCATCACCGGCGATTCGGGCGTCGGCAAAAGCGAGTTGGGGCTGGAACTGATCAGCCGCGGCACCAGCGGTCTCGTCGCCGACGACATAGTCGAATTCTATCGAATCGCGCCGGAAACACTGGAAGGACGATGTCCGGAACTGTTGCGCGATTTTCTCGAAGTACGCGGCCTGGGGATGCTGAACATACGCACCATTTTTGGCGAAACCGCGGTGCGTCCGCGGCGCAATCTGAAATTGATCGTGCATCTGAAAAAACCGCAGCGCACGACCGACGCCGAACTCGACCGTTTGCCGCTGGGCGCGAGCTCGGAGGAAATCGCCGGCGTCGAAGTGCGCAAGGTCGTGCTGCCGGTTGCCGTCGGGCGCAACCTCGCTGTTCTCGTCGAAGCCGCGGTGCGCAATTATGTGCTGCAACTGCGCGGCATCGACAGCACACAGGACTTCGTCACACGTCACGAGCAGTACCTGAGCGAAGACGGAGCGTCATCGTCGTAA
- the rapZ gene encoding RNase adapter RapZ encodes MKLIQVSGLSGSGKSIALDVLEDSGFYCVDNLPAMLLPQLVGFLQRAGYERVAISIDVRSGETLSDLPRQITELRKQDVDLRVLFLDAKTETLVNRFSETRRRHPLSDNTRTLSECIELERELLAEIETLSHRIDTSDLRPNQLRAWIKDFVAIDRSRLTLLFESFGFKRGIPLDADMVFDVRCLPNPHYDPLLRPLSGRDDAVVAFLDGDADVRRMFADIRIFIEKWLPCYERDNRNYLTVALGCTGGQHRSVYFAEGLARHFRGAWQVLVRHRELA; translated from the coding sequence ATGAAGCTGATCCAGGTCAGTGGCCTGTCGGGCTCAGGCAAAAGTATCGCGCTCGATGTGCTCGAGGATAGCGGCTTCTACTGCGTCGATAATCTGCCTGCCATGCTGTTGCCGCAGCTCGTTGGGTTCCTGCAGCGCGCGGGCTACGAACGGGTGGCGATCAGCATCGATGTCCGCAGCGGCGAAACGCTCAGTGATCTCCCAAGGCAGATCACTGAACTGAGAAAGCAGGACGTCGATTTGCGCGTATTGTTTCTCGACGCCAAAACCGAAACCTTGGTCAATCGATTTTCCGAAACCCGGCGCCGTCACCCATTGAGCGACAATACGCGCACGCTTTCCGAGTGCATCGAGCTGGAACGCGAGCTCCTTGCCGAAATCGAAACGCTCAGCCATCGCATCGACACCAGCGATCTGCGGCCGAATCAGTTGCGCGCGTGGATCAAGGATTTTGTCGCGATCGATCGTTCGCGGCTGACCTTGCTGTTTGAATCGTTCGGCTTCAAGCGCGGCATCCCGCTCGATGCTGACATGGTATTCGACGTGCGCTGCCTGCCGAATCCGCATTACGATCCGCTTCTGCGGCCGCTCAGTGGGCGCGACGATGCCGTCGTCGCTTTCCTCGACGGCGACGCCGATGTCCGCCGGATGTTCGCAGACATCCGGATTTTCATCGAGAAATGGCTGCCGTGCTATGAACGGGACAATCGCAATTATCTGACTGTCGCATTGGGTTGTACCGGCGGCCAGCATCGCTCGGTCTATTTCGCCGAAGGGCTTGCGCGGCACTTTCGCGGCGCCTGGCAAGTGCTGGTGCGGCATCGCGAACTGGCGTGA
- a CDS encoding UbiX family flavin prenyltransferase produces the protein MPTAIPTAISTGKSRQTIALALTGASGMPYALRLLEQLIKAGAHVYLMYSQAAQIVAKQEIDLTLGRASEAQVYFSERFGTAAGQLRVFGREEWFAPIASGSNPADAMVVCPCTMGTLAAIAAGLSDKLIERAADVMLKEKRKLVLVPRETPLSAIHLRNMLTLANAGVLILPANPGFYHRPQSLDDLVDFIVARILDHLGIAHALMARWGSIDAAD, from the coding sequence ATGCCAACCGCAATCCCAACCGCAATTTCGACCGGGAAATCCCGGCAAACCATCGCGCTCGCGCTGACCGGTGCTTCCGGCATGCCCTATGCGCTCCGCCTGCTGGAGCAGTTGATCAAGGCGGGCGCGCACGTGTATCTGATGTATTCGCAGGCAGCCCAGATCGTCGCCAAACAGGAGATCGATTTGACGCTCGGCCGGGCTTCCGAGGCGCAGGTTTACTTTAGCGAGCGATTCGGTACGGCAGCCGGCCAGCTACGCGTATTCGGTCGCGAAGAGTGGTTTGCGCCGATCGCCTCCGGTTCGAACCCGGCCGATGCGATGGTGGTCTGCCCATGCACGATGGGGACGCTGGCTGCGATCGCCGCCGGCCTGAGCGACAAGCTGATCGAGCGCGCAGCCGACGTTATGCTGAAAGAAAAGCGCAAGCTCGTTCTTGTGCCGCGCGAGACGCCGCTCTCCGCCATACATTTGCGCAACATGCTGACACTGGCTAATGCTGGCGTATTGATCCTGCCAGCCAATCCCGGCTTTTATCACCGGCCGCAAAGCCTGGACGATCTTGTCGATTTCATCGTCGCTCGCATTCTCGATCACCTTGGCATTGCGCACGCGTTGATGGCGCGCTGGGGTAGTATCGACGCGGCTGATTGA
- a CDS encoding LON peptidase substrate-binding domain-containing protein, whose product MRIPIFPLHTVLFPGGFLPLKVFEQRYIEMTKVCLKESRPFGVCLIREGQEVGATATPENVGCLATIKEWDMQQLGVFQLKTAGVRRFQIDSRETAANGLISAEVTLLPDEPEIAASAESEVCAKMLRVIVDQVGVDKFLAPLRYEDPSWIGYRLTELLPIKLTTRQRLLEINDAQLRLQTLLVFLKKQGLAGH is encoded by the coding sequence TTGCGGATACCGATTTTTCCGTTGCATACCGTGCTGTTTCCGGGCGGTTTCCTGCCGCTCAAAGTATTCGAGCAGCGCTATATCGAAATGACGAAGGTGTGCCTGAAGGAGTCGCGGCCCTTCGGCGTCTGCCTGATTCGCGAAGGCCAGGAGGTCGGGGCGACGGCGACGCCTGAAAATGTCGGCTGTCTGGCGACAATCAAGGAATGGGATATGCAGCAACTGGGTGTGTTCCAGTTGAAAACCGCAGGGGTGCGGCGGTTCCAAATCGACAGCCGCGAGACTGCGGCAAATGGTTTGATTTCGGCCGAAGTAACGCTGCTGCCGGACGAGCCCGAAATCGCCGCAAGCGCGGAAAGCGAGGTGTGCGCGAAGATGCTGCGGGTTATCGTCGATCAAGTCGGGGTCGATAAATTTTTGGCGCCGCTCAGATATGAGGACCCATCGTGGATCGGATATCGATTGACCGAACTGCTGCCGATCAAGCTAACCACCAGGCAGCGCCTGCTCGAAATTAACGATGCCCAGCTTCGGCTGCAAACTCTGCTCGTGTTTCTGAAGAAGCAGGGGCTGGCGGGCCATTGA
- a CDS encoding thioredoxin fold domain-containing protein yields the protein MTTSKAGRPYSKLMLFQRALALAASLWFAGFAAHAGYELPWFKASFLDLREDISEARAADKRLILYFNMVGCPFCKKLLEVNFADPALLATMRKHFDLVALDIHGAREVIWTDGKPRTEKELAVFMKVRGTPTLMFLDEDGNTALRIDGYYEPRKFRAALHEAAQRQLKVKE from the coding sequence ATGACAACCAGCAAGGCAGGCCGGCCATACAGCAAGCTGATGCTTTTCCAACGTGCGCTTGCACTCGCCGCGTCGCTCTGGTTTGCAGGATTCGCCGCCCACGCGGGTTACGAATTGCCCTGGTTCAAGGCTTCGTTTCTCGATTTACGCGAAGATATCAGCGAAGCCAGGGCTGCCGACAAGCGGCTCATCCTCTACTTCAATATGGTCGGCTGCCCATTTTGCAAAAAATTGCTGGAAGTCAATTTCGCCGATCCCGCTCTTCTCGCGACGATGCGCAAGCATTTCGATCTGGTCGCACTCGACATCCATGGCGCGCGCGAAGTGATCTGGACCGACGGCAAGCCGCGCACTGAAAAGGAACTGGCCGTCTTCATGAAGGTGCGCGGCACGCCGACTCTGATGTTTCTCGACGAGGATGGCAACACCGCGCTACGCATCGACGGCTATTACGAACCGCGGAAATTCCGCGCGGCTTTGCACGAAGCCGCGCAGCGGCAGCTAAAAGTGAAAGAATAA
- the mutY gene encoding A/G-specific adenine glycosylase, which produces MSSFGERIIKWQGDFGRHDLPWQTPGPRRDPYAIWLSEIMLQQTTVAAVSPYYRRFMERFPNVASLAAAPLDDVLALWAGLGYYARARNLHRAALAIVEQHGGSFPREFASVAQLPGIGRSTAAAICAFSYGQRRAILDGNVKRVLARYCGIPGFPEDKKVQTALWEAAEALLPECDIERYTQGLMDLGATVCVRTRPACCACPLHEDCVARREGRSAELPGAKPKKQLPQRHTAMVILTRGDQMLLERRPPAGIWGGLWSFPEIPPTDNADAARARCELRFEAQLETLPALPDIAHGFTHFKLRITPLRFKVNGWIARAAEPDTQWLSAASARYAAIPAPVARLLDLLS; this is translated from the coding sequence TTGTCGAGTTTCGGCGAGCGCATCATCAAATGGCAGGGCGATTTCGGCCGTCACGATTTGCCGTGGCAAACGCCGGGACCCAGGCGCGATCCGTATGCGATCTGGCTGTCGGAAATCATGCTGCAGCAAACCACGGTTGCCGCCGTCAGCCCTTATTACCGGCGCTTCATGGAACGCTTCCCGAATGTGGCAAGCCTGGCCGCGGCGCCGCTCGACGATGTACTCGCGTTGTGGGCCGGCCTCGGTTATTACGCGCGGGCGCGCAATCTGCACCGCGCGGCGCTCGCCATCGTTGAACAGCACGGGGGCAGTTTCCCGCGAGAATTCGCCAGCGTAGCGCAACTTCCGGGTATCGGCCGTTCGACCGCGGCGGCGATCTGCGCATTCAGTTACGGCCAGCGGCGCGCGATCCTCGACGGCAACGTAAAGCGCGTACTGGCGCGCTATTGCGGTATCCCGGGTTTTCCGGAAGACAAAAAAGTCCAGACCGCGCTGTGGGAGGCTGCCGAAGCCTTGTTGCCCGAATGCGACATCGAGCGCTACACCCAAGGGTTAATGGATTTGGGCGCGACGGTGTGCGTGCGAACCCGGCCAGCGTGTTGCGCATGCCCGCTGCATGAAGACTGCGTCGCCCGGCGCGAGGGCAGATCGGCCGAACTCCCCGGCGCGAAGCCGAAAAAACAGTTGCCGCAACGGCACACCGCGATGGTTATTCTGACGCGCGGGGATCAGATGTTGCTGGAAAGGCGTCCGCCGGCTGGAATCTGGGGCGGCTTGTGGAGTTTTCCGGAAATACCGCCGACCGACAACGCTGATGCTGCACGGGCGCGCTGCGAGCTGCGTTTCGAGGCTCAGCTCGAAACGCTCCCCGCGTTGCCCGATATCGCGCACGGCTTCACGCATTTCAAACTGCGCATTACCCCGCTACGGTTCAAGGTTAACGGTTGGATAGCTCGCGCCGCGGAGCCTGATACGCAATGGTTGAGCGCCGCATCCGCGCGTTATGCGGCGATTCCGGCGCCGGTTGCTCGTCTGCTTGACCTCTTATCCTGA